In a genomic window of Helianthus annuus cultivar XRQ/B chromosome 10, HanXRQr2.0-SUNRISE, whole genome shotgun sequence:
- the LOC110880507 gene encoding receptor-like protein EIX2 yields MGDQWGLGLQFIIVTIIMVATTNTCLGARNINSTVACFEHERLALLKFKHSVRDDYGMLSSWVGNDCCRWERVMCDGATGNVESLHLRGDFGSYLLSKKMGTSLRELRHIKYLDLSGNSFQGNRIPGFIGSLKQLSYLNLSNACFSGIIPHNIGNLSNLKNLDLGSSPRYCYDRLSVHDTTWISSLSLLEHLDLSYMNLTGLKVLDVVLYMAPSVKVLSLSYCGLLIDDGGLLRNLSTTLSNIKHLDLSRNICTGKIPHFFQNMTSLQFLDLSFVPLGAASNFANSLSMIPSLLELHLSYCDLKETHLSHIRHNLTTLSNIQNLDLSNNELTVLIAESLRKLKMLQVLDLSYNYLNGSIPEISEKIKNVTIVRSIL; encoded by the coding sequence ATGGGGGATCAGTGGGGTTTGGGGCTCCAATTTATTATTGTAACTATTATTATGGTTGCAACCACAAATACTTGTTTGGGGGCTCGCAATATAAATAGCACGGTGGCTTGCTTTGAGCATGAGCGGCTTGCTCTTCTCAAATTCAAACACAGTGTCAGAGATGACTATGGTATGTTGTCATCATGGGTTGGCAATGATTGTTGCCGCTGGGAAAGAGTCATGTGTGATGGTGCCACTGGAAATGTTGAAAGTCTTCATCTTAGAGGTGATTTTGGTTCTTACTTACTTAGTAAAAAAATGGGCACTTCTTTAAGAGAGCTGAGGCATATAAAATACTTGGACTTGAGTGGGAATAGTTTTCAAGGAAATCGGATCCCTGGGTTTATTGGATCCTTGAAACAACTCAGTTACCTCAATCTCTCTAATGCATGTTTTTCTGGTATCATTCCTCATAACATTGGAAACCTTTCCAATTTAAAGAATCTCGATCTTGGTTCATCCCCAAGATATTGTTACGATCGGCTCAGTGTACATGATACGACCTGGATTTCTAGCCTTTCATTACTTGAGCATCTTGACTTGAGTTATATGAATCTTACTGGATTAAAAGTCCTTGATGTGGTGCTTTACATGGCTCCTTCAGTAAAAGTGTTAAGTTTGTCATATTGTGGTCTTTTAATTGATGATGGTGGTCTGCTTCGTAATTTGAGTACTACACTTTCCAACATCAAACACCTGGATCTTAGCAGAAATATTTGCACAGGTAAAATCCCTCACTTTTTTCAAAACATGACATCCCTACAATTCTTGGATCTTTCATTCGTTCCTCTTGGTGCTGCATCCAACTTTGCAAACTCGCTAAGCATGATCCCTTCTTTATTAGAGCTCCATTTGTCATACTGTGACCTCAAAGAGACACATCTATCTCATATTCGTCATAATCTTACTACCCTTTCTAATATCCAAAACTTAGATCTATCTAATAACGAGTTAACAGTTTTAATTGCAGAATCTCTGAgaaaattaaaaatgttacaagTGTTAGATCTATCTTATAATTACTTGAACGGTTCAATTCCAGAAATCTCTGAgaaaattaaaaatgttacaattGTTAGATCTATCTTATAA